A section of the Apodemus sylvaticus chromosome 10, mApoSyl1.1, whole genome shotgun sequence genome encodes:
- the Cog1 gene encoding conserved oligomeric Golgi complex subunit 1 isoform X1, whose protein sequence is MAAVAASSALKRLDLRDHNALFETHGAEEIRGLERQVRAEIEHKKEELRQMVGERYRDLIEAADTIGQMRRCAEGLVDAVQATDQYCARLRQAGTAAPRVPRAPQPQPQSEKFYSMAAQIKLLLEIPEKIWSAMEASQHLQATQLYLLCCHLHSLLQLDSSSSRYSPILSRFPILVRQVAAASHFRSTILHESKMLLRCQAVSDQAVAEALCSIMLLEESSPRQALTDFLLARKATIQTLLNQPHHGAGIKAQICALVELLATTLNQAHALFYTLPEGVLPDPSLPSGLLFSTLETVTRQHPTGKGIGALQGEMNLCGWFRHLPASVIEFQPVLRTLAHPISQEYLKDTLQKWIDMCNEDIKNGIGNLLLYVKSMKGLAGIRDAIWDLLTNESASHSWEVVCQRLLEKPLLFWEDLTQQLFLDRLQTLTREGFESISSSSKELLVSALQELETSNSASNKHVHFEQNMSLFLWSESPNDLPPDAAWVSVTNRTQFANSGLSMKAQAISPCVQNFCSALDSKLKVKLDDLLAYLPSSDTPLLKDAALMHQAKNSAFDRYADAGTVQDMLRTQSVACIKSVVGCIQAELQTIEEVTQDQKDVLHSTKLHAALFMARLCQSLGELCPHLKQCIVGKCGGSEKPAREVRALRKQGKGKAQDVLPGQAQWQEVKEALLQQSVLAYRVWSSALVKFLIGGFTRSLLLSDAGSVLATATNWDELEIQEETESGSSVTSKIRLPTQPSWYVQSFLFSLCQEVNRVGGHALPKITLQEMLKACMAQVIAAYEQLTEENQIKKEGMFPMTQNRALQLLYDLRYLNMVLTSKGEEVTSSRSKADSRIERLTDRLEAFIDPFDLDVFTPHLNSNLNRLVQRTSVLFGLVTGTENQFASRSSTFNSQEPHNILPLASSQIRFGLLPLSMTSTRKARATSRGIETQAQVGPPALSRAGDPVAQPGSSFRQLAGEEDDSPAPSLFKLAWLSSMTK, encoded by the exons ATGGCGGCGGTGGCCGCCTCCTCCGCGCTGAAGCGGCTGGATCTGCGTGATCACAACGCGCTCTTCGAGACTCATGGAGCGGAGGAGATCCGCGGGCTGGAGCGCCAGGTTCGAGCCGAGATCGAGCACAAGAAGGAGGAGCTGCGGCAAATGGTGGGCGAGCGGTACCGCGACCTGATCGAGGCGGCGGACACCATCGGCCAGATGCGCCGCTGCGCCGAGGGGCTGGTGGACGCCGTGCAGGCCACCGATCAATACTGCGCCCGCCTCCGCCAGGCCGGCACCGCGGCGCCCCGGGTCCCACGGGCCCCGCAG CCACAACCACAGTCCGAGAAATTCTACAGCATGGCCGCCCAGATTAAGCTACTGCTAGAGATCCCCGAGAAGATCTGGAGCGCCATGGAAGCCTCACAGCACCTCCAGGCCACCCAGCTCTACCTGCTCTGCTGTCACCTGCATAGCCTGCTGCAGCTGGACTCCTCTAGCTCCAGATACAGCCCCATCCTCTCGAGATTTCCCATCCTCGTCCGGCAGGTGGCAGCAGCCAGCCACTTCCG GTCAACTATTTTGCACGAAAGCAAGATGCTGCTCAGATGCCAGGCCGTGTCGGACCAGGCTGTGGCCGAGGCCCTGTGCTCCATAATGCTCCTGGAGGAGAGCTCTCCCCGCCAAGCCCTCACAGACTTCCTGTTGGCCAGAAAGGCGACTATTCAGACACTCCTGAACCAGCCTCATCACG GTGCTGGCATCAAGGCCCAGATTTGCGCTTTGGTGGAGCTGCTGGCTACCACGCTGAACCAGGCACATGCCCTCTTCTACACTCTACCAGAAGGCGTGCTGCCTGACCCATCCCTGCCCTCTGGCTTGCTTTTCTCTACCCTGGAGACAGTCACAAGGCAGCATCCCACGG GAAAGGGCATTGGTGCCCTCCAAGGGGAGATGAACCTGTGTGGCTGGTTCAGACACCTGCCCGCCTCCGTTATCGAGTTCCAGCCTGTGCTACGGACCCTCGCTCATCCCATCAGCCAGGAGTACCTGAAAGACACGCTGCAGAAATGGATCGACAT GTGCAATGAAGACATTAAAAATGGAATCGGCAATCTGCTTCTGTATGTGAAGAGCATGAAAGGGCTGGCAGGCATCAGAGACGCCATATGGGACTTGCTTACCAACGAGTCTGCCAGCCACAGCTGGGAGGTGGTGTGTCAACGGCTCCTGGAGAAGCCGCTCTTGTTCTGGGAGGACCTGACGCAGCAACTCTTCCTGGATCGGCTGCAG ACGCTGACCAGAGAAGGCTTTGAATCCATCTCCAGCAGCTCCAAAGAGCTTCTAGTCTCAGCTCTGCAGGAACTGGAGACCAGCAACTCCGCATCCAATAAGCACGTCCACTTTGAGCAGAACATGTCTCTCTTCCTCTGGTCCGAGAGCCCCAACGACCTGCCTCCTGATGCCGCCTGGGTCAGCGTAACAAACCGGACTCAGTTTGCCAACAGTGGCCTCTCCATGAAAGCCCAAGCAATTAGTCCTTGTGTCCAGAACTTCTGTTCTGCCCTGGATTCTAAGCTGAAGGTTAAACTGGATGACCTCCTGGCCTACCttccctccagtgacacaccATTGCTCAAGGATGCTGCCCTCATGCACCAGGCTAAGAACTCTGCCTTTGACAGATATGCAGATGCCGGGACCGTGCAGGACATGCTGCGTACTCAGTCTGTGGCCTGCATCAAGTCTGTTGTGGGCTGCATTCAGGCAGAGCTGCAGACCATTGAGGAAGTCACACAGGACCAAAAGGATGTCCTTCACAGCACCAAGCTGCACGCGGCCCTCTTCATGGCCAGACTCTGCCAGTCCCTGGGAGAACTGTGCCCTCACCTAAAGCAGTGTATTGTGGGAAAGTGTGGGGGTTCTGAAAAACCTGCCAGGGAGGTGAGGGCTCTGAGAaagcagggaaaggggaaggctcaAGACGTCCTTCCCGGGCAGGCCCAGTGGCAGGAAGTGAAGGAAGCCCTGCTCCAGCAGAGCGTGCTGGCCTACCGGGTCTGGAGCTCCGCACTTGTGAAA TTTCTGATTGGTGGATTCACTCGGTCATTGCTTCTAAGTGACGCTGGTTCGGTCCTGGCCACTGCCACCAATTGGGATGAACTAGAAATTCAAGAGGAGACAGAGTCGGGGAGCAGTGTCACGTCTAAGATCCGCCTCCCTACTCAG CCGTCCTGGTATGTGCAGTCCTTCCTGTTTAGCTTATGCCAGGAAGTTAATCGGGTCGGAGGCCATGCCTTGCCAAAGATCACCCTACAGGAGATGCTGAAGGCCTGCATGGCCCAAGTCATAGCTGCCTACGAGCAGCTCACAGAGGAAAACCAGATAAAG AAAGAAGGGATGTTTCCAATGACCCAGAACCGAGCCCTGCAGCTCCTCTACGACCTACGCTACCTCAACATGGTTCTGACCAGCAAGGGAGAGGAGGTGACGAGCAGCCGGAGCAAGGCGGACTCCAG AATTGAGAGACTGACCGACAGGCTGGAGGCCTTCATCGACCCTTTTGACCTGGATGTCTTCACACCGCATCTCAACAGCAACCTAAACCGCCTGGTACAGCGGACCTCA GTTCTGTTCGGATTGGTTACTGGCACAGAGAATCAGTTTGCCTCCCGGAGCAGCACATTCAACTCCCAGGAACCCCATAACATACTGCCGCTGGCCTCCAGTCAGATCAG GTTTGGACTCCTTCCGCTGAGCATGACAAGCACAAGAAAGGCCAGGGCAACCAGCAGAGGCATCGAAACCCAAGCCCAG GTTGGCCCCCCGGCACTCTCCCGTGCAGGCGACCCGGTGGCACAGCCTGGCTCTTCATTCAGACAGCTTGCAGGCGAGGAAGACGACTCACCTGCACCTTCGCTATTCAAGCTTGCCTGGCTCTCTAGTATGACCAAGTAG
- the Cog1 gene encoding conserved oligomeric Golgi complex subunit 1 isoform X2, with protein sequence MAAVAASSALKRLDLRDHNALFETHGAEEIRGLERQVRAEIEHKKEELRQMVGERYRDLIEAADTIGQMRRCAEGLVDAVQATDQYCARLRQAGTAAPRVPRAPQPQPQSEKFYSMAAQIKLLLEIPEKIWSAMEASQHLQATQLYLLCCHLHSLLQLDSSSSRYSPILSRFPILVRQVAAASHFRSTILHESKMLLRCQAVSDQAVAEALCSIMLLEESSPRQALTDFLLARKATIQTLLNQPHHGAGIKAQICALVELLATTLNQAHALFYTLPEGVLPDPSLPSGLLFSTLETVTRQHPTGKGIGALQGEMNLCGWFRHLPASVIEFQPVLRTLAHPISQEYLKDTLQKWIDMCNEDIKNGIGNLLLYVKSMKGLAGIRDAIWDLLTNESASHSWEVVCQRLLEKPLLFWEDLTQQLFLDRLQTLTREGFESISSSSKELLVSALQELETSNSASNKHVHFEQNMSLFLWSESPNDLPPDAAWVSVTNRTQFANSGLSMKAQAISPCVQNFCSALDSKLKVKLDDLLAYLPSSDTPLLKDAALMHQAKNSAFDRYADAGTVQDMLRTQSVACIKSVVGCIQAELQTIEEVTQDQKDVLHSTKLHAALFMARLCQSLGELCPHLKQCIVGKCGGSEKPAREVRALRKQGKGKAQDVLPGQAQWQEVKEALLQQSVLAYRVWSSALVKFLIGGFTRSLLLSDAGSVLATATNWDELEIQEETESGSSVTSKIRLPTQPSWYVQSFLFSLCQEVNRVGGHALPKITLQEMLKACMAQVIAAYEQLTEENQIKKEGMFPMTQNRALQLLYDLRYLNMVLTSKGEEVTSSRSKADSRIERLTDRLEAFIDPFDLDVFTPHLNSNLNRLVQRTSVLFGLVTGTENQFASRSSTFNSQEPHNILPLASSQIRFGLLPLSMTSTRKARATSRGIETQAQRTVSPSLTTKD encoded by the exons ATGGCGGCGGTGGCCGCCTCCTCCGCGCTGAAGCGGCTGGATCTGCGTGATCACAACGCGCTCTTCGAGACTCATGGAGCGGAGGAGATCCGCGGGCTGGAGCGCCAGGTTCGAGCCGAGATCGAGCACAAGAAGGAGGAGCTGCGGCAAATGGTGGGCGAGCGGTACCGCGACCTGATCGAGGCGGCGGACACCATCGGCCAGATGCGCCGCTGCGCCGAGGGGCTGGTGGACGCCGTGCAGGCCACCGATCAATACTGCGCCCGCCTCCGCCAGGCCGGCACCGCGGCGCCCCGGGTCCCACGGGCCCCGCAG CCACAACCACAGTCCGAGAAATTCTACAGCATGGCCGCCCAGATTAAGCTACTGCTAGAGATCCCCGAGAAGATCTGGAGCGCCATGGAAGCCTCACAGCACCTCCAGGCCACCCAGCTCTACCTGCTCTGCTGTCACCTGCATAGCCTGCTGCAGCTGGACTCCTCTAGCTCCAGATACAGCCCCATCCTCTCGAGATTTCCCATCCTCGTCCGGCAGGTGGCAGCAGCCAGCCACTTCCG GTCAACTATTTTGCACGAAAGCAAGATGCTGCTCAGATGCCAGGCCGTGTCGGACCAGGCTGTGGCCGAGGCCCTGTGCTCCATAATGCTCCTGGAGGAGAGCTCTCCCCGCCAAGCCCTCACAGACTTCCTGTTGGCCAGAAAGGCGACTATTCAGACACTCCTGAACCAGCCTCATCACG GTGCTGGCATCAAGGCCCAGATTTGCGCTTTGGTGGAGCTGCTGGCTACCACGCTGAACCAGGCACATGCCCTCTTCTACACTCTACCAGAAGGCGTGCTGCCTGACCCATCCCTGCCCTCTGGCTTGCTTTTCTCTACCCTGGAGACAGTCACAAGGCAGCATCCCACGG GAAAGGGCATTGGTGCCCTCCAAGGGGAGATGAACCTGTGTGGCTGGTTCAGACACCTGCCCGCCTCCGTTATCGAGTTCCAGCCTGTGCTACGGACCCTCGCTCATCCCATCAGCCAGGAGTACCTGAAAGACACGCTGCAGAAATGGATCGACAT GTGCAATGAAGACATTAAAAATGGAATCGGCAATCTGCTTCTGTATGTGAAGAGCATGAAAGGGCTGGCAGGCATCAGAGACGCCATATGGGACTTGCTTACCAACGAGTCTGCCAGCCACAGCTGGGAGGTGGTGTGTCAACGGCTCCTGGAGAAGCCGCTCTTGTTCTGGGAGGACCTGACGCAGCAACTCTTCCTGGATCGGCTGCAG ACGCTGACCAGAGAAGGCTTTGAATCCATCTCCAGCAGCTCCAAAGAGCTTCTAGTCTCAGCTCTGCAGGAACTGGAGACCAGCAACTCCGCATCCAATAAGCACGTCCACTTTGAGCAGAACATGTCTCTCTTCCTCTGGTCCGAGAGCCCCAACGACCTGCCTCCTGATGCCGCCTGGGTCAGCGTAACAAACCGGACTCAGTTTGCCAACAGTGGCCTCTCCATGAAAGCCCAAGCAATTAGTCCTTGTGTCCAGAACTTCTGTTCTGCCCTGGATTCTAAGCTGAAGGTTAAACTGGATGACCTCCTGGCCTACCttccctccagtgacacaccATTGCTCAAGGATGCTGCCCTCATGCACCAGGCTAAGAACTCTGCCTTTGACAGATATGCAGATGCCGGGACCGTGCAGGACATGCTGCGTACTCAGTCTGTGGCCTGCATCAAGTCTGTTGTGGGCTGCATTCAGGCAGAGCTGCAGACCATTGAGGAAGTCACACAGGACCAAAAGGATGTCCTTCACAGCACCAAGCTGCACGCGGCCCTCTTCATGGCCAGACTCTGCCAGTCCCTGGGAGAACTGTGCCCTCACCTAAAGCAGTGTATTGTGGGAAAGTGTGGGGGTTCTGAAAAACCTGCCAGGGAGGTGAGGGCTCTGAGAaagcagggaaaggggaaggctcaAGACGTCCTTCCCGGGCAGGCCCAGTGGCAGGAAGTGAAGGAAGCCCTGCTCCAGCAGAGCGTGCTGGCCTACCGGGTCTGGAGCTCCGCACTTGTGAAA TTTCTGATTGGTGGATTCACTCGGTCATTGCTTCTAAGTGACGCTGGTTCGGTCCTGGCCACTGCCACCAATTGGGATGAACTAGAAATTCAAGAGGAGACAGAGTCGGGGAGCAGTGTCACGTCTAAGATCCGCCTCCCTACTCAG CCGTCCTGGTATGTGCAGTCCTTCCTGTTTAGCTTATGCCAGGAAGTTAATCGGGTCGGAGGCCATGCCTTGCCAAAGATCACCCTACAGGAGATGCTGAAGGCCTGCATGGCCCAAGTCATAGCTGCCTACGAGCAGCTCACAGAGGAAAACCAGATAAAG AAAGAAGGGATGTTTCCAATGACCCAGAACCGAGCCCTGCAGCTCCTCTACGACCTACGCTACCTCAACATGGTTCTGACCAGCAAGGGAGAGGAGGTGACGAGCAGCCGGAGCAAGGCGGACTCCAG AATTGAGAGACTGACCGACAGGCTGGAGGCCTTCATCGACCCTTTTGACCTGGATGTCTTCACACCGCATCTCAACAGCAACCTAAACCGCCTGGTACAGCGGACCTCA GTTCTGTTCGGATTGGTTACTGGCACAGAGAATCAGTTTGCCTCCCGGAGCAGCACATTCAACTCCCAGGAACCCCATAACATACTGCCGCTGGCCTCCAGTCAGATCAG GTTTGGACTCCTTCCGCTGAGCATGACAAGCACAAGAAAGGCCAGGGCAACCAGCAGAGGCATCGAAACCCAAGCCCAG
- the Cog1 gene encoding conserved oligomeric Golgi complex subunit 1 isoform X3, with protein sequence MAAVAASSALKRLDLRDHNALFETHGAEEIRGLERQVRAEIEHKKEELRQMVGERYRDLIEAADTIGQMRRCAEGLVDAVQATDQYCARLRQAGTAAPRVPRAPQPQPQSEKFYSMAAQIKLLLEIPEKIWSAMEASQHLQATQLYLLCCHLHSLLQLDSSSSRYSPILSRFPILVRQVAAASHFRSTILHESKMLLRCQAVSDQAVAEALCSIMLLEESSPRQALTDFLLARKATIQTLLNQPHHGAGIKAQICALVELLATTLNQAHALFYTLPEGVLPDPSLPSGLLFSTLETVTRQHPTGKGIGALQGEMNLCGWFRHLPASVIEFQPVLRTLAHPISQEYLKDTLQKWIDMCNEDIKNGIGNLLLYVKSMKGLAGIRDAIWDLLTNESASHSWEVVCQRLLEKPLLFWEDLTQQLFLDRLQTLTREGFESISSSSKELLVSALQELETSNSASNKHVHFEQNMSLFLWSESPNDLPPDAAWVSVTNRTQFANSGLSMKAQAISPCVQNFCSALDSKLKVKLDDLLAYLPSSDTPLLKDAALMHQAKNSAFDRYADAGTVQDMLRTQSVACIKSVVGCIQAELQTIEEVTQDQKDVLHSTKLHAALFMARLCQSLGELCPHLKQCIVGKCGGSEKPAREVRALRKQGKGKAQDVLPGQAQWQEVKEALLQQSVLAYRVWSSALVKFLIGGFTRSLLLSDAGSVLATATNWDELEIQEETESGSSVTSKIRLPTQPSWYVQSFLFSLCQEVNRVGGHALPKITLQEMLKACMAQVIAAYEQLTEENQIKTQPCGRQ encoded by the exons ATGGCGGCGGTGGCCGCCTCCTCCGCGCTGAAGCGGCTGGATCTGCGTGATCACAACGCGCTCTTCGAGACTCATGGAGCGGAGGAGATCCGCGGGCTGGAGCGCCAGGTTCGAGCCGAGATCGAGCACAAGAAGGAGGAGCTGCGGCAAATGGTGGGCGAGCGGTACCGCGACCTGATCGAGGCGGCGGACACCATCGGCCAGATGCGCCGCTGCGCCGAGGGGCTGGTGGACGCCGTGCAGGCCACCGATCAATACTGCGCCCGCCTCCGCCAGGCCGGCACCGCGGCGCCCCGGGTCCCACGGGCCCCGCAG CCACAACCACAGTCCGAGAAATTCTACAGCATGGCCGCCCAGATTAAGCTACTGCTAGAGATCCCCGAGAAGATCTGGAGCGCCATGGAAGCCTCACAGCACCTCCAGGCCACCCAGCTCTACCTGCTCTGCTGTCACCTGCATAGCCTGCTGCAGCTGGACTCCTCTAGCTCCAGATACAGCCCCATCCTCTCGAGATTTCCCATCCTCGTCCGGCAGGTGGCAGCAGCCAGCCACTTCCG GTCAACTATTTTGCACGAAAGCAAGATGCTGCTCAGATGCCAGGCCGTGTCGGACCAGGCTGTGGCCGAGGCCCTGTGCTCCATAATGCTCCTGGAGGAGAGCTCTCCCCGCCAAGCCCTCACAGACTTCCTGTTGGCCAGAAAGGCGACTATTCAGACACTCCTGAACCAGCCTCATCACG GTGCTGGCATCAAGGCCCAGATTTGCGCTTTGGTGGAGCTGCTGGCTACCACGCTGAACCAGGCACATGCCCTCTTCTACACTCTACCAGAAGGCGTGCTGCCTGACCCATCCCTGCCCTCTGGCTTGCTTTTCTCTACCCTGGAGACAGTCACAAGGCAGCATCCCACGG GAAAGGGCATTGGTGCCCTCCAAGGGGAGATGAACCTGTGTGGCTGGTTCAGACACCTGCCCGCCTCCGTTATCGAGTTCCAGCCTGTGCTACGGACCCTCGCTCATCCCATCAGCCAGGAGTACCTGAAAGACACGCTGCAGAAATGGATCGACAT GTGCAATGAAGACATTAAAAATGGAATCGGCAATCTGCTTCTGTATGTGAAGAGCATGAAAGGGCTGGCAGGCATCAGAGACGCCATATGGGACTTGCTTACCAACGAGTCTGCCAGCCACAGCTGGGAGGTGGTGTGTCAACGGCTCCTGGAGAAGCCGCTCTTGTTCTGGGAGGACCTGACGCAGCAACTCTTCCTGGATCGGCTGCAG ACGCTGACCAGAGAAGGCTTTGAATCCATCTCCAGCAGCTCCAAAGAGCTTCTAGTCTCAGCTCTGCAGGAACTGGAGACCAGCAACTCCGCATCCAATAAGCACGTCCACTTTGAGCAGAACATGTCTCTCTTCCTCTGGTCCGAGAGCCCCAACGACCTGCCTCCTGATGCCGCCTGGGTCAGCGTAACAAACCGGACTCAGTTTGCCAACAGTGGCCTCTCCATGAAAGCCCAAGCAATTAGTCCTTGTGTCCAGAACTTCTGTTCTGCCCTGGATTCTAAGCTGAAGGTTAAACTGGATGACCTCCTGGCCTACCttccctccagtgacacaccATTGCTCAAGGATGCTGCCCTCATGCACCAGGCTAAGAACTCTGCCTTTGACAGATATGCAGATGCCGGGACCGTGCAGGACATGCTGCGTACTCAGTCTGTGGCCTGCATCAAGTCTGTTGTGGGCTGCATTCAGGCAGAGCTGCAGACCATTGAGGAAGTCACACAGGACCAAAAGGATGTCCTTCACAGCACCAAGCTGCACGCGGCCCTCTTCATGGCCAGACTCTGCCAGTCCCTGGGAGAACTGTGCCCTCACCTAAAGCAGTGTATTGTGGGAAAGTGTGGGGGTTCTGAAAAACCTGCCAGGGAGGTGAGGGCTCTGAGAaagcagggaaaggggaaggctcaAGACGTCCTTCCCGGGCAGGCCCAGTGGCAGGAAGTGAAGGAAGCCCTGCTCCAGCAGAGCGTGCTGGCCTACCGGGTCTGGAGCTCCGCACTTGTGAAA TTTCTGATTGGTGGATTCACTCGGTCATTGCTTCTAAGTGACGCTGGTTCGGTCCTGGCCACTGCCACCAATTGGGATGAACTAGAAATTCAAGAGGAGACAGAGTCGGGGAGCAGTGTCACGTCTAAGATCCGCCTCCCTACTCAG CCGTCCTGGTATGTGCAGTCCTTCCTGTTTAGCTTATGCCAGGAAGTTAATCGGGTCGGAGGCCATGCCTTGCCAAAGATCACCCTACAGGAGATGCTGAAGGCCTGCATGGCCCAAGTCATAGCTGCCTACGAGCAGCTCACAGAGGAAAACCAGATAAAG ACCCAGCCCTGTGGGCGTCAGTAG